One Methylobacterium sp. SyP6R genomic window carries:
- a CDS encoding phospholipase D family protein, which yields MSTSRPWRGQPYLDELRPAPGWDVDLALFATYSLDLSALGAALLALCGRNDGNGSGSIADFAQAVEALRGRARFMVQRGRIARPSRLPVLAGILDQFVVEIPYDEERRSWHPKAALVRYACDRGTMWRLWLGSRNLTRSADLDVGLLLESTTGRRKGGRRVAGIGTVGQLLAGRSGLPDLNVDAVVVELEAARWLSPEGVEVTRIDVADEGAGMRQAPAQGSFDAITVVSPFLDATFLRRVGAWGDEGTRRTLVSTRQALTAAAQARSSPLHRFDRILALDAPIPPLDVADDAASPAPLDDADPQTPSLHAKLFCFERNGKATLLVGSANATSRAWEGRNAELLAELTGGAALTEGLGHLTGSASPVAFADLKEAPPAEPGPREALELLRRRLVGAWSPRLVRDGPAFAVETDAPIPRLPDGARLLAGLATTDLSPWPEGATRLPLGDVPASRHTDLLRCELRTDAAAVGWMQRAPVSPPLDSDRDVVALSSLMGFGAFQAWMRQLLSGDLVRDGGRRWDRHDGHADEPADRLGDLELLTLEDIVGAWGADKARFRRADAQFDRYCDALSAQDGLLSDEELGALGELRAIWRLARERLPA from the coding sequence ATGAGCACGTCCCGCCCGTGGAGGGGACAGCCCTATCTGGACGAGCTGAGGCCAGCACCGGGGTGGGACGTCGACCTCGCGCTGTTCGCGACTTACTCGCTCGATCTTTCGGCGCTCGGCGCGGCGCTGCTGGCGCTCTGCGGACGCAATGACGGCAACGGCAGCGGATCCATCGCGGATTTCGCACAAGCCGTCGAGGCGCTCCGCGGCCGGGCCCGATTCATGGTTCAGCGCGGCAGGATCGCCCGCCCGTCGAGGCTGCCCGTGCTCGCCGGCATCCTCGACCAGTTCGTCGTCGAGATCCCTTACGACGAGGAGCGTCGGAGCTGGCATCCGAAGGCGGCGCTCGTTCGCTACGCCTGCGATCGGGGCACGATGTGGCGTCTCTGGCTCGGCAGCCGCAACCTGACGCGTTCGGCCGACCTTGATGTGGGGCTGCTCCTGGAGAGCACGACGGGGCGGCGCAAGGGCGGGCGCCGCGTCGCGGGCATCGGCACGGTTGGGCAATTGCTCGCGGGACGATCCGGCCTCCCCGACCTGAACGTCGATGCGGTCGTCGTGGAACTCGAGGCCGCGCGCTGGCTCTCGCCGGAAGGCGTGGAGGTAACCCGGATCGACGTCGCCGACGAGGGCGCCGGGATGCGGCAGGCGCCTGCGCAAGGGTCCTTCGACGCGATCACCGTGGTGTCGCCCTTCCTCGACGCGACGTTCCTGCGACGGGTCGGCGCGTGGGGCGATGAGGGGACGCGACGGACGCTGGTGTCAACCCGGCAGGCGCTGACCGCCGCCGCGCAGGCGCGGAGTTCGCCGCTCCACCGGTTCGATCGCATCCTCGCCCTCGACGCGCCGATTCCGCCGTTGGACGTCGCCGACGACGCTGCATCGCCCGCTCCCCTCGACGATGCGGATCCTCAGACACCGTCGCTTCACGCCAAGCTCTTCTGTTTCGAGCGGAACGGCAAGGCCACGCTCCTTGTCGGCAGTGCCAACGCGACCTCGCGGGCCTGGGAGGGACGCAATGCCGAGCTGCTCGCGGAACTGACGGGTGGAGCGGCCCTCACCGAGGGGCTCGGCCATCTCACCGGATCGGCGTCGCCCGTCGCGTTCGCGGACCTGAAAGAGGCCCCGCCCGCGGAGCCGGGCCCCCGCGAGGCGCTCGAACTCCTCCGTCGGCGGCTCGTCGGCGCGTGGTCGCCGAGGCTCGTTCGCGACGGCCCGGCATTCGCCGTCGAGACCGACGCTCCGATCCCGCGGCTGCCGGACGGCGCACGCCTGCTGGCCGGTCTCGCCACGACGGACCTGTCGCCTTGGCCGGAGGGCGCGACGCGCCTCCCGCTGGGTGACGTCCCGGCAAGCCGACATACCGACCTGCTGCGGTGCGAGTTGCGCACCGACGCCGCCGCCGTCGGCTGGATGCAGCGGGCGCCCGTCTCGCCTCCGCTGGACTCGGACCGCGACGTCGTGGCGCTTTCCAGCCTGATGGGCTTCGGCGCGTTCCAGGCCTGGATGCGCCAGCTCCTGTCAGGCGACCTCGTGCGGGACGGCGGCAGACGGTGGGACCGGCATGACGGGCATGCCGACGAACCCGCCGATCGCCTCGGCGACCTCGAACTGCTGACCCTTGAGGACATCGTCGGGGCATGGGGGGCGGACAAGGCCCGGTTCCGCCGTGCAGATGCTCAGTTCGATCGGTACTGCGACGCACTGTCCGCACAGGATGGCTTACTCAGCGACGAGGAACTCGGAGCGCTCGGCGAATTGCGGGCGATCTGGCGATTGGCCCGGGAGCGCCTGCCGGCATGA
- a CDS encoding sensor histidine kinase, with protein MKLLTSRPIVRPPGSLQRRLILGAAVGTAVALVGASLSIGVVLHRFVRGQLDGRLDERIISLVSEVREDPEGDLSLRRNREVPPFDHLRSGWYWEVRRGDAVLGSASLGGAQLGMPDVPVRPAEADRPIPADGVGPYGDRLILRVLTVPGRPGVPATVFVASAPAAALYRPVLEVLRSVGICMALIGVFLVAGVLVQVRVGLRPLRRLLEQLGEVRAGLRERVPADQPVEVRPLVGEINALLDQNAANLTHARGHVANLAHGLKTPLATLAMAFGEAGSSRDARLAGLVDGMDRRIRHHLRRARAAATGGTTRERVDLSGVVGDLVMVLGRVNAEKAISFGTDVPAGLAVACDREDVEEILGNLIENACRWCSGRVRVSAARENSSVVVLVEDDGPGLEPGDREAVLQRGRRLDESEPGHGFGLPIAQELAELYGGALELEASRLGGLAVRLSLPS; from the coding sequence ATGAAGCTGCTCACGTCGCGTCCCATCGTCCGGCCACCGGGCTCGCTCCAGAGGCGGTTGATCCTGGGGGCGGCTGTCGGCACGGCAGTGGCGCTGGTTGGCGCGAGCCTGTCGATCGGCGTGGTGCTGCATCGGTTCGTAAGGGGGCAGCTCGACGGGCGCCTCGACGAGCGGATCATATCGCTGGTGTCGGAGGTGCGGGAAGATCCGGAGGGCGATCTGTCTCTGCGGCGCAACCGGGAGGTCCCGCCTTTCGATCATCTACGCTCGGGCTGGTACTGGGAGGTACGCCGCGGCGACGCGGTGCTCGGGTCTGCGTCGCTGGGCGGAGCGCAGCTCGGCATGCCGGATGTGCCGGTGCGCCCGGCCGAGGCTGACCGGCCCATCCCAGCCGACGGCGTAGGTCCCTATGGCGACAGGCTGATCCTTCGGGTCCTGACGGTCCCCGGACGGCCTGGCGTACCTGCAACGGTGTTCGTGGCGTCGGCGCCGGCCGCGGCGCTGTATCGGCCCGTTCTCGAGGTGCTGCGCTCGGTCGGCATCTGCATGGCCCTGATCGGCGTGTTCCTGGTCGCGGGTGTGCTGGTGCAGGTCCGCGTCGGGCTACGACCGCTTCGGCGGTTGCTCGAGCAGCTCGGCGAGGTCCGGGCGGGTCTGCGCGAGCGTGTGCCGGCGGACCAGCCGGTCGAGGTTCGGCCGTTGGTCGGGGAGATCAACGCGCTTCTCGACCAGAACGCGGCCAACCTAACGCATGCGCGCGGGCACGTCGCGAACCTCGCGCACGGGCTGAAGACACCGCTGGCGACGCTGGCGATGGCGTTCGGCGAGGCTGGATCGAGCCGGGATGCGAGGTTGGCCGGGTTGGTTGACGGCATGGACCGGCGGATCCGGCATCATCTCCGCCGTGCTCGTGCGGCCGCGACTGGCGGAACGACGCGGGAGCGTGTCGATCTCTCCGGCGTCGTCGGCGACTTGGTGATGGTGCTGGGGCGCGTGAATGCCGAGAAGGCGATCAGCTTCGGCACCGATGTCCCGGCCGGGCTGGCCGTGGCGTGCGACCGGGAGGATGTCGAGGAGATCCTGGGGAACCTGATTGAGAATGCGTGCCGGTGGTGCTCCGGCCGGGTGCGGGTATCGGCAGCGCGAGAGAATTCCTCGGTTGTCGTCCTGGTCGAGGATGACGGTCCGGGTCTGGAGCCGGGCGACCGGGAAGCGGTGCTTCAGCGCGGCCGTCGGCTGGACGAGAGCGAGCCGGGTCACGGCTTCGGGCTGCCGATCGCGCAGGAATTGGCGGAGCTGTACGGCGGCGCGCTCGAACTTGAGGCGTCGCGGCTCGGCGGTCTTGCGGTGCGGCTGTCCTTGCCGAGCTGA
- a CDS encoding DUF2726 domain-containing protein has translation MMAVPENVLSSLPFPGLVLVGVIGILAALLGALRRGGGPRIERKAFLTRAEVEVLGYLRQVLPGYHVSCQVSMGALLKPQRGLSRKEFWQTRNRFGQKIVDFVVINAETGSVEAVIELDDASHDPVKDHARDALLALGQYRVIRIPSKPRPTEAIVWEATASLRAPQRRGVSMGHRA, from the coding sequence ATGATGGCTGTACCCGAGAACGTGCTTTCGAGTTTGCCTTTCCCCGGACTGGTTCTGGTCGGCGTCATCGGCATCCTCGCCGCGCTGCTGGGGGCTTTGCGCCGAGGCGGGGGCCCCAGGATCGAGCGCAAGGCGTTCCTGACGCGGGCCGAGGTCGAGGTTCTCGGCTACCTGCGGCAGGTGCTGCCCGGGTACCATGTGTCCTGCCAGGTCTCGATGGGGGCGCTTCTGAAGCCGCAGCGTGGTCTGAGCCGCAAGGAATTCTGGCAGACCCGCAACCGGTTCGGCCAGAAGATCGTGGACTTCGTGGTGATCAACGCGGAGACGGGCAGCGTCGAAGCGGTGATCGAGCTCGACGACGCGAGCCATGATCCTGTGAAGGATCATGCGCGTGATGCACTGCTGGCGCTGGGGCAGTACCGGGTGATCCGGATCCCGTCGAAGCCGCGGCCGACGGAGGCGATCGTGTGGGAGGCGACGGCGTCGCTTCGGGCTCCGCAGCGCCGGGGCGTCTCCATGGGCCACCGAGCCTGA
- a CDS encoding DUF6361 family protein, producing the protein MLGETAGVRDEVGFLVVHQRYADRFFPGTSVLHTRLRYSLFIPWILERLKVRGEGGATFTDALRREEIALAERLKAEKYGVIGRLTLPEASSQPPSYSYWTALSTWGLIDLKPSGRVWSRVELGALAAAARGRALKDDDGRPLAEAVWPVAELPPAPDNWDSGAPLGFDLLPREKHHLAKLLRAVRCPRTEAPSLLARLVGHSVSDAGSCWDQVILDLAGEHRPALLRAGRAASLAAIGRGAYAALVEVQKERDGRTAGHRHRDALAEVLTRHADWASGLDPDDLVADLQPDLPGRVEEVLRRTMAWIRGGGTQVSHLLGAYRRAEIQRKGPRARLAEEQRGVDRRIEWDAAKHPSPEPLHYRWDRVRLMMRDLEAA; encoded by the coding sequence ATGCTCGGCGAGACCGCCGGCGTACGGGATGAGGTAGGCTTTCTCGTTGTCCACCAGCGCTATGCGGATCGCTTCTTTCCGGGCACCTCGGTGCTCCATACGCGACTGCGCTACTCCCTGTTCATTCCGTGGATCCTCGAACGCTTGAAGGTACGCGGCGAGGGGGGCGCCACGTTCACGGATGCATTGCGCCGGGAGGAAATCGCTTTGGCCGAACGGCTGAAGGCTGAGAAATACGGGGTGATCGGCCGTCTGACGCTCCCGGAGGCCAGCAGCCAGCCGCCCTCCTACAGCTATTGGACGGCACTCTCGACCTGGGGGCTCATCGACCTCAAGCCGAGCGGCCGCGTCTGGAGCCGTGTCGAGCTCGGCGCGCTCGCCGCCGCGGCTCGCGGGCGTGCCCTGAAGGACGACGACGGCAGGCCGCTCGCGGAAGCGGTGTGGCCTGTGGCCGAACTTCCGCCGGCTCCCGACAACTGGGATTCCGGCGCGCCCCTTGGGTTCGATCTGCTACCGCGCGAGAAACACCACCTCGCCAAGCTGCTCCGCGCGGTTCGCTGCCCGAGGACCGAAGCACCTTCCCTGCTCGCGAGGCTGGTCGGGCATTCCGTCTCTGATGCCGGTTCGTGCTGGGATCAGGTGATCCTCGACCTCGCCGGCGAACACCGTCCCGCCCTCCTGCGGGCCGGGCGGGCCGCCTCGCTCGCCGCGATCGGGCGAGGGGCTTACGCCGCCCTGGTGGAGGTCCAGAAGGAGCGCGACGGTCGCACCGCGGGTCATCGCCACCGCGACGCTCTCGCGGAGGTCCTGACGCGTCATGCCGATTGGGCCTCGGGGCTCGACCCGGACGATCTCGTCGCCGATCTGCAACCCGACCTGCCCGGCCGGGTCGAGGAGGTGCTGCGTCGAACGATGGCCTGGATCCGCGGCGGCGGGACGCAGGTCTCGCACCTGCTCGGGGCCTATCGCCGGGCGGAGATCCAGCGCAAGGGCCCGAGGGCGCGGCTGGCCGAGGAGCAGCGGGGCGTCGACCGGCGCATCGAATGGGACGCCGCCAAGCACCCGTCGCCTGAGCCGCTCCATTATCGATGGGATCGCGTGCGGCTGATGATGCGGGACCTCGAGGCCGCATGA
- a CDS encoding thermonuclease family protein: protein MEPDAPEISRPRYNAELAKGLIASGRLRQLLDGPVTIGRSGRTDRYGRTLASLTGPKGNVVVILIQESLAVRYEPGREAYKRRELHWCSNISK, encoded by the coding sequence ATTGAGCCGGACGCGCCCGAGATCTCCCGTCCTCGCTACAACGCGGAACTCGCCAAGGGCCTGATCGCCTCCGGCCGGCTGCGCCAGCTTCTTGATGGCCCGGTTACGATTGGACGGTCCGGCCGTACCGATCGCTATGGACGGACTCTGGCGTCCCTCACGGGGCCCAAGGGTAACGTGGTCGTAATTCTGATCCAGGAGAGTCTTGCGGTTCGCTATGAGCCGGGGCGTGAGGCCTACAAGCGACGTGAGCTCCATTGGTGTTCTAATATATCAAAATAA
- a CDS encoding type II toxin-antitoxin system VapC family toxin: MPDATDPVLDASAVLAVIFSEAGADRVAGHLPGARISAVNAAEVMTKLVDLGMPEDTVDAIVEGLQLTIVPFDIAHARASARLRTLTRPAGLSLGDRACLAVAGQLGAPALTTDRAWSRLDGTAIGVTIKLLR; encoded by the coding sequence ATGCCGGACGCGACTGATCCCGTTCTCGATGCCTCGGCCGTGCTGGCCGTCATCTTCAGCGAGGCGGGCGCCGATCGCGTTGCGGGCCACCTGCCCGGCGCGCGGATCTCCGCGGTCAACGCGGCGGAGGTGATGACCAAGCTGGTCGACCTCGGGATGCCGGAAGACACAGTCGACGCGATTGTCGAGGGCTTGCAGCTCACAATCGTTCCCTTCGACATTGCGCATGCGCGTGCGAGTGCGCGCCTTCGGACGCTCACCCGGCCGGCTGGTCTGTCGCTCGGTGATCGTGCCTGCCTGGCCGTGGCGGGGCAACTCGGCGCCCCGGCGCTCACCACCGATCGGGCTTGGTCGCGGCTGGACGGCACCGCCATCGGCGTCACGATCAAGTTGCTGCGCTGA
- a CDS encoding tyrosine-type recombinase/integrase: MDLDRADPTPDSAREAPALPVPLAAALPPTDEILIERVEAHARAAYGAFADNTVRAFAADSRIFAAWCRETSRTMLPATPETIAAFIDAQAETKSRATVERYRSSIAALHRAAGLPNPCADEIVRLAVKRMNRAKGRRQKQAEPLNRPSIDRMLTVMTPERLHRRVSEGEHGAPLIALRNAALIAVAYDTLLRRSELVSLEIGDLERGADGSGTVLVRRSKADQEGEGAIKYLAPDTMAHLDAWLAAAKLENGPLFRPLTKGGKVGASALGDRDVARVFRTLAAAAGLKLSRLPSGHSTRVGATQDMFAAGFELLEVMQAGSWKTPAMPARYGERLRAQRGAARKLATIQNRT; the protein is encoded by the coding sequence ATGGACCTCGACCGCGCCGACCCGACCCCTGATTCCGCCCGCGAGGCACCGGCCTTGCCGGTCCCGCTCGCCGCAGCGTTGCCGCCGACCGACGAGATCCTGATCGAGCGCGTCGAGGCGCACGCCCGCGCCGCATACGGCGCCTTCGCCGACAACACGGTCCGGGCCTTCGCCGCCGACAGTCGGATCTTCGCCGCCTGGTGTCGGGAGACCAGCCGGACGATGCTGCCGGCAACGCCCGAGACGATCGCCGCCTTCATTGATGCGCAGGCCGAGACGAAGTCTCGCGCGACGGTCGAGCGTTACCGCTCCTCGATCGCCGCGCTGCACCGGGCCGCGGGCCTGCCGAACCCTTGCGCCGACGAGATCGTCCGGTTGGCGGTGAAGCGGATGAACCGGGCCAAGGGCCGGCGCCAGAAGCAGGCCGAGCCGCTCAACCGTCCCAGCATCGACCGCATGCTCACCGTGATGACGCCCGAGCGCCTGCATCGGCGCGTGTCGGAGGGTGAGCACGGCGCCCCGCTGATCGCGCTCCGCAACGCCGCGCTGATTGCGGTCGCCTACGACACCCTGCTGCGTCGCTCCGAACTCGTCTCTTTAGAGATAGGGGATCTGGAGCGGGGCGCCGACGGTTCTGGCACCGTGCTAGTGCGGCGATCCAAGGCCGACCAGGAGGGCGAAGGCGCGATCAAGTATCTCGCCCCCGATACCATGGCGCACCTCGATGCTTGGCTCGCCGCGGCCAAGCTGGAGAATGGTCCGCTGTTCCGGCCGCTGACCAAGGGCGGCAAGGTCGGGGCGAGTGCGCTCGGGGACCGGGACGTGGCGCGGGTATTCCGCACCCTCGCCGCGGCGGCCGGGCTGAAGCTCTCTCGCCTCCCCTCCGGGCACTCGACCCGGGTCGGGGCGACGCAGGACATGTTCGCGGCCGGGTTCGAGCTGCTTGAGGTGATGCAGGCCGGCTCATGGAAGACGCCGGCCATGCCCGCGCGCTATGGCGAGCGCTTGCGCGCGCAGCGAGGCGCCGCCCGGAAGCTGGCAACGATCCAGAATAGAACGTAG
- a CDS encoding DEAD/DEAH box helicase, with the protein MSATAKAFQAATVRAAVAALRREDGTRRFLIADEVGLGKTLVARDVVAALSSRRRRPLIVFYVTSGSRVGDQNKRDLLTFLPSDERRAALSGADRLGLIPFTKRPEGKVHLYAFAPETSFPAAGSRSSPGRAVERAFVSKLLKAALPQVHRSLGTAFFQLAATRSWPSALKMAKATMRAGVGRLPQAFRKALEAEFAPLDVREAVVAAKGKPHALIARFRRALAEASLAANPPDLVILDEFQRYSRLLWPAKEDRIAARLLGDATAPNRRPAALLLSATPYRSYAERWEVGPQAQPHRELFDVVSFLGGDEAGRATAAAFERFGGQLNALGRLPAGADHARPLAEARNTKVGIEALLRPYMSRTERAVHDDGAEGPQDSTGVALDGPDLDVYRHFADRVGNRFKTSAMAYWLSVPLPAQALGQSYQISCNVHFGVRAGVPKVVSGRLYSPSAGGWGSAKLRRLHEIANPDDLALPWVRPSLPWWRPAGPWTGLAARKLLIFSRFRATPPALASLTSLEVERRQFGRSAASYRKAWRTRRLQPKRGQGATVALFHPSPFLIGATDVLVAPDATTPGRVRAAVRRQLVRALSGLKITIDGGGRRGAGRHRPGWEILAAIERLAGHDVAVGKAWSPLAGCDRALKELLAERSRARPLTWVSRRELDDLVAMAMSGPAVALGRALLRHYPDALGRGLPALTKLCWSGLRTYLDNPVFWARLGEGKPTETLQRAVLDGCFESVMDEHFWTRSAKKAGEELADDLGATFAAQIGWFTFRSLSNRDDGVRVRCHAAVPFGGVEAEPAAGEPAPNERPPRSEGIRAAFNTPFWPHVLATTSVGQEGLDFHTWCERIGHWDLCSSPVDLEQREGRIQRFRVWSYANGWERNSRRRDDGAEPLESHRGQRSPQRPSADSRTRPASDPGGRFPARRSNATCSH; encoded by the coding sequence ATGAGCGCGACCGCCAAGGCGTTCCAGGCCGCCACGGTACGCGCCGCTGTCGCGGCCCTGCGGCGAGAGGACGGGACGCGCCGGTTCCTGATCGCCGACGAGGTGGGGCTGGGCAAGACGCTGGTTGCCCGCGACGTCGTGGCCGCCCTCTCCTCGCGTCGCCGTCGACCGCTGATCGTCTTCTACGTGACGAGCGGCAGCAGGGTCGGCGACCAGAACAAGCGCGACCTGCTCACCTTTCTTCCCTCCGACGAGCGCAGGGCCGCCCTCTCCGGGGCCGATCGTCTGGGGCTGATCCCGTTCACGAAGCGCCCCGAGGGCAAAGTCCATCTCTATGCCTTCGCGCCGGAGACGTCATTCCCCGCTGCGGGCTCCCGCAGCAGCCCGGGGCGTGCCGTCGAGCGCGCCTTCGTGTCCAAGCTGCTCAAGGCCGCTCTGCCGCAGGTCCACCGCTCGCTGGGGACTGCGTTCTTCCAGCTGGCTGCGACCCGGAGCTGGCCGTCCGCGCTCAAGATGGCGAAGGCTACGATGCGCGCGGGTGTCGGCCGGCTCCCGCAGGCCTTCCGCAAGGCCCTCGAGGCGGAGTTCGCGCCGCTCGACGTCCGGGAGGCGGTGGTCGCCGCGAAGGGCAAGCCCCACGCGCTGATCGCGCGGTTCCGTCGCGCGCTCGCCGAGGCGAGCCTCGCGGCCAACCCGCCCGACCTCGTCATCCTCGATGAATTCCAGCGCTACTCCCGGCTGCTGTGGCCGGCGAAGGAGGATCGAATCGCGGCGCGGCTGCTCGGAGACGCGACGGCGCCGAACCGCAGGCCTGCCGCGCTGCTGCTGTCAGCGACGCCCTACCGCTCCTATGCCGAACGCTGGGAGGTGGGTCCGCAGGCGCAGCCGCACCGAGAACTCTTCGACGTCGTCTCGTTCCTGGGCGGAGACGAGGCGGGGCGCGCGACTGCCGCGGCCTTCGAGCGGTTCGGTGGGCAACTGAACGCGCTGGGGCGCCTGCCTGCGGGCGCGGACCATGCAAGGCCGCTCGCCGAGGCGAGGAACACCAAGGTCGGGATCGAAGCGCTGCTGCGGCCGTACATGTCGCGAACGGAACGGGCCGTGCACGACGATGGGGCAGAGGGCCCGCAGGACTCCACGGGCGTTGCCCTCGACGGACCCGATCTCGACGTCTACCGCCATTTTGCCGACCGGGTCGGCAACCGGTTCAAGACGAGCGCCATGGCCTACTGGCTGTCGGTCCCGCTGCCGGCGCAGGCCCTGGGGCAGAGTTACCAGATCTCCTGCAACGTGCACTTCGGCGTCCGAGCCGGGGTGCCGAAGGTGGTCTCCGGTCGCCTCTACTCGCCGTCGGCCGGTGGCTGGGGGAGCGCCAAGCTGCGCCGCCTCCACGAGATCGCCAATCCGGACGACCTCGCGCTGCCGTGGGTCCGGCCCTCTCTGCCCTGGTGGAGGCCTGCCGGGCCCTGGACCGGGCTCGCCGCGCGCAAGCTGCTCATCTTCAGCCGTTTTCGCGCGACGCCGCCGGCGCTGGCGTCGCTTACCAGCCTCGAGGTGGAGCGGCGACAATTCGGCCGGTCCGCGGCGAGCTACCGGAAGGCCTGGAGAACGCGCCGGCTCCAGCCCAAGCGTGGACAGGGCGCCACCGTCGCGCTGTTCCATCCCTCTCCGTTCCTGATCGGCGCGACCGACGTTCTCGTCGCGCCTGACGCGACGACGCCCGGTCGGGTCCGTGCCGCCGTGCGGCGCCAACTCGTTCGCGCCCTCAGCGGGTTGAAGATCACGATCGATGGCGGGGGACGTCGCGGTGCCGGACGCCACCGGCCGGGATGGGAGATTCTTGCGGCGATCGAACGCCTGGCCGGTCACGACGTGGCCGTCGGCAAGGCATGGAGCCCCCTGGCCGGCTGCGACAGGGCGCTCAAGGAACTCCTTGCCGAGCGCTCGCGCGCCCGGCCTCTCACCTGGGTCAGTCGCCGCGAACTCGACGACCTGGTCGCGATGGCGATGTCCGGACCGGCCGTCGCCCTCGGCCGCGCCTTGCTTCGCCACTATCCGGACGCACTTGGCCGGGGCCTGCCCGCGTTGACGAAGCTGTGCTGGTCCGGGCTGCGGACCTACCTCGACAACCCCGTGTTCTGGGCGCGCCTCGGCGAGGGAAAGCCGACGGAGACGCTGCAGCGGGCCGTTCTCGACGGTTGCTTCGAAAGCGTGATGGACGAGCATTTCTGGACGCGCAGCGCCAAAAAGGCCGGAGAGGAGCTCGCCGACGACCTCGGGGCGACGTTCGCGGCCCAGATCGGCTGGTTCACCTTCCGCAGCCTGAGCAATCGCGATGACGGTGTCCGCGTCCGATGCCATGCTGCAGTGCCCTTCGGTGGAGTCGAGGCCGAGCCGGCCGCCGGCGAACCTGCCCCCAACGAGCGTCCTCCCCGGAGCGAGGGCATACGGGCAGCATTCAACACGCCCTTCTGGCCGCACGTGCTCGCCACCACCTCCGTCGGCCAGGAGGGGCTGGACTTCCATACGTGGTGCGAGCGGATCGGCCACTGGGACCTGTGCTCCAGCCCCGTGGACCTGGAGCAGCGCGAGGGCCGCATCCAACGCTTTCGGGTCTGGTCGTACGCAAACGGCTGGGAGCGCAACTCGCGGCGGAGGGACGACGGGGCGGAGCCGCTGGAAAGTCACCGTGGACAGCGATCGCCGCAGAGGCCGAGCGCCGATTCGCGGACGCGTCCGGCCTCAGACCCTGGTGGACGCTTCCCGGCGCGGAGATCGAACGCCACCTGTTCGCACTGA
- a CDS encoding AbrB/MazE/SpoVT family DNA-binding domain-containing protein — MNLPADMRRGLGLNGAGRVILTQDEDGIRISTVDQALKRIRALAAPFAQGRESVVDEFLAERRAEAAREDGEDSDAGRD, encoded by the coding sequence ATGAACCTTCCTGCGGATATGCGCCGCGGCTTGGGCCTGAACGGCGCAGGCCGTGTGATCCTGACTCAGGATGAGGATGGCATCCGCATCTCGACGGTCGATCAAGCCCTCAAGCGCATCCGGGCCCTAGCCGCGCCTTTTGCCCAAGGACGGGAGTCCGTGGTCGATGAATTCCTTGCGGAGCGTCGGGCCGAAGCTGCGCGAGAAGATGGTGAGGATTCGGATGCCGGACGCGACTGA